In the genome of Mucisphaera calidilacus, one region contains:
- a CDS encoding Hsp70 family protein, whose product MPEPTQDTPQQDPIVGIDLGTSHSLVAWCDAAGPRVLHQPDHSGILPSVVRYSENGTVEAVGDHARAHAVEFPERTVASVKRLMGRGINDLTDDIETLPYTVEPDDRDTVRIALGSKRLSPQEVSATILRQLKTTAEAALGQTVRRAVITVPAYFDDAQRQATRDAGRIAGLDVLRILNEPTAAALAYNIGLGTPANNLVKQTKPETVTLSTKLNPEACADDSQRSTEKPAAHDETVVVYDLGGGTFDVSILRIRQTPAGLVDQVLATAGDTHLGGDDIDQTLIELFRQEIAEQFNVSGFPATTRQAFKRLAEQTKIQLSQAEHASVEIDLGDNRVYQRTIQRDEFDTLITPLVQQTLDACANAQRAAKRDTDQIDRVILVGGSTRIPLVRSKVAEHFGREPYTALDPDTVVALGASIQAAILAGLRKDALLLDVVPLSLGIETMGGAVAKLIVANTTIPARATEFFSTYADNQTGVDINVYQGERELVQDCRLLGRFQLKGIPPMPAGLPKVEVTFLVDANGILSVEAVEKRSERRAAIQIIPNHGLTREEVSQMEADALGHAAADMTAHRLIDLRNQARLDLRAIDKQLAKAADDLADDQRTRLETNIAAVREFLEAEQPDPDDFYTALDAMDKASIPLAEKAIARTLREDAARA is encoded by the coding sequence ATGCCCGAACCAACGCAAGACACACCACAACAAGACCCTATCGTCGGCATTGACCTCGGCACCAGCCACTCTCTCGTCGCGTGGTGTGACGCCGCGGGACCACGCGTCCTCCACCAGCCCGACCACTCGGGCATCCTCCCGAGCGTCGTCCGCTACAGCGAAAACGGAACCGTCGAGGCCGTAGGCGACCACGCCCGCGCCCACGCCGTCGAATTCCCCGAACGAACCGTCGCCTCCGTCAAACGACTCATGGGCCGAGGCATCAACGACCTCACCGACGACATCGAAACCCTCCCTTACACCGTCGAACCCGACGACCGCGACACCGTCCGCATCGCCCTGGGCAGCAAACGGCTCAGCCCCCAGGAAGTCTCCGCCACCATCCTCCGACAACTCAAGACCACCGCCGAGGCCGCCCTCGGCCAAACCGTCCGCCGAGCCGTCATCACGGTCCCCGCCTACTTCGACGACGCCCAACGCCAGGCCACCCGCGACGCCGGACGCATCGCAGGTCTCGACGTCCTGCGAATCCTCAACGAACCCACCGCCGCAGCACTCGCCTACAACATCGGCCTCGGCACACCCGCCAATAACCTCGTCAAGCAGACCAAACCCGAAACCGTCACCCTTAGCACCAAACTCAACCCCGAAGCCTGCGCCGACGACAGCCAACGCTCAACCGAAAAACCCGCCGCCCACGACGAGACCGTCGTCGTCTACGACCTCGGCGGCGGAACGTTCGACGTCTCCATCCTCCGCATTCGACAGACGCCCGCCGGACTCGTCGACCAGGTCCTCGCCACCGCAGGCGACACACACCTCGGCGGCGACGACATCGACCAGACCCTCATCGAACTCTTCCGCCAAGAGATCGCCGAGCAGTTCAACGTCTCCGGCTTCCCCGCCACCACCCGACAGGCCTTCAAACGCCTCGCCGAACAGACCAAGATCCAACTCTCCCAGGCCGAACACGCCAGCGTCGAGATCGACCTTGGCGACAACCGCGTCTACCAGCGAACCATCCAACGCGATGAGTTCGACACCCTCATCACACCCCTCGTCCAGCAGACACTCGACGCCTGCGCCAACGCACAACGCGCCGCCAAACGCGACACCGACCAGATCGACCGCGTCATCCTCGTCGGCGGCTCCACACGCATCCCCCTCGTCCGATCAAAAGTCGCCGAACACTTCGGCCGCGAACCCTACACCGCCCTCGACCCCGACACCGTCGTCGCCCTCGGCGCCTCCATCCAGGCCGCCATCCTCGCCGGACTCCGCAAAGACGCCCTCCTCCTCGACGTCGTCCCCCTCTCCCTCGGCATCGAGACCATGGGCGGCGCCGTCGCCAAACTCATCGTCGCCAACACCACCATCCCCGCACGAGCCACCGAGTTCTTCTCCACCTACGCCGACAACCAGACAGGCGTCGATATCAACGTCTACCAGGGCGAACGAGAACTCGTCCAGGACTGCCGGCTCCTCGGCAGATTCCAGCTCAAGGGCATCCCACCCATGCCCGCCGGGCTCCCCAAGGTCGAAGTCACCTTCCTCGTCGACGCCAACGGCATCCTCTCCGTCGAAGCCGTCGAAAAACGCTCCGAACGACGAGCCGCCATACAGATCATCCCCAACCACGGACTTACCCGCGAAGAAGTCAGCCAGATGGAAGCCGACGCCCTCGGCCACGCCGCCGCCGACATGACCGCACACCGACTCATCGACCTCCGCAACCAGGCGCGACTCGACCTCCGCGCCATCGACAAACAACTCGCCAAGGCCGCCGACGACCTCGCCGACGACCAACGCACACGACTCGAAACCAACATCGCCGCCGTCCGCGAATTCCTCGAAGCCGAACAACCCGACCCCGACGACTTCTACACCGCACTCGACGCCATGGACAAGGCCTCCATACCCCTCGCCGAGAAAGCCATCGCCCGGACACTCCGCGAGGACGCAGCGCGTGCTTGA
- the pgeF gene encoding peptidoglycan editing factor PgeF: protein MLERVEHHNGVVTYQSPILRQTGAPHAFTTRIGGASKGDYTSLNLAIPRKGGNDPNTNIAWNFRLLRQALDLKRAIRLEAIQDHADNVYLDPSPQPLHPDQRPHADAIITRYPGKMITIRTADCVPILIAAPDARVVAGIHAGWRGFVAGSQGIIHAAIQQLTAQHDLNPAQLRAAIGPAISATHYEVGEEVAQAFTQGGHQHHVRRDLGSKPHLDLPAAAHDDLTAAGLQPQFIDTTDRCTFANPDEFYSYRRDQGRNGQMAAIILTPRDA from the coding sequence GTGCTTGAACGAGTCGAACACCACAACGGCGTCGTCACCTACCAGTCGCCCATCCTCCGCCAGACCGGCGCGCCACACGCCTTCACCACACGCATAGGCGGGGCCTCCAAAGGCGACTACACCTCACTCAACCTCGCCATCCCACGCAAAGGCGGCAACGACCCCAACACCAACATCGCCTGGAACTTCCGACTCCTGCGACAGGCACTCGACCTCAAACGAGCCATCCGACTCGAAGCCATCCAGGACCACGCCGACAACGTCTACCTCGACCCCTCGCCCCAACCCCTCCACCCCGATCAACGGCCCCACGCCGACGCCATCATCACCCGATACCCCGGCAAGATGATCACCATCCGCACCGCCGACTGTGTCCCCATCCTCATCGCAGCACCCGACGCACGCGTCGTCGCAGGCATCCACGCCGGCTGGCGCGGCTTCGTCGCGGGATCCCAGGGCATCATCCACGCCGCCATCCAACAACTCACCGCGCAACACGACCTCAACCCCGCACAACTCCGCGCCGCCATCGGACCCGCCATCTCCGCCACGCACTACGAGGTCGGCGAAGAAGTCGCACAAGCCTTCACCCAAGGCGGACACCAACACCACGTCCGACGCGACCTCGGCAGCAAACCACACCTCGACCTCCCCGCCGCCGCCCACGACGACCTCACCGCCGCCGGACTCCAACCCCAGTTCATCGACACCACCGACCGATGCACCTTCGCCAACCCCGACGAGTTCTACTCCTACCGACGCGATCAGGGCCGCAACGGACAGATGGCCGCCATCATCCTCACACCTCGCGACGCCTGA
- a CDS encoding serine O-acetyltransferase produces the protein MSEDACRSEFALDPGDRNTNPEGMGLFALLAEDLRAHHRRLFCHGFWALAIHRFGNWRMGFRWRVVRAPLTLVYRFLFVVSEWVLGVHLPYTTRVGRRVRIEHFGGLILVARSIGDDTVIRQNTTFGALDDARVGQYPVIGSRVEIGCGVAILGPVRVGDDAVIGANAVVVRDVEAGAVVGGVPARVIRRREV, from the coding sequence ATGAGCGAGGACGCGTGCCGATCCGAGTTTGCGTTGGATCCGGGAGACCGGAACACCAATCCTGAGGGGATGGGTTTGTTTGCGTTGCTCGCGGAGGATTTGCGGGCGCATCACAGGCGTTTGTTCTGTCACGGTTTCTGGGCGTTGGCGATTCATCGTTTCGGGAACTGGCGGATGGGTTTTCGGTGGCGTGTGGTTCGAGCGCCGCTGACGCTGGTGTATCGGTTTTTGTTCGTGGTGAGTGAGTGGGTTCTGGGTGTGCATCTGCCTTACACGACGCGGGTCGGGCGTCGGGTGCGGATCGAGCATTTCGGCGGACTGATTCTGGTGGCGCGTTCCATCGGCGACGACACGGTGATCCGTCAGAACACGACGTTCGGTGCGTTGGATGATGCGCGTGTGGGTCAGTACCCGGTGATCGGGTCTCGCGTGGAGATCGGTTGCGGGGTTGCGATTCTGGGCCCGGTGCGTGTGGGTGATGACGCGGTGATCGGCGCGAACGCGGTGGTGGTTCGTGATGTGGAGGCGGGCGCGGTGGTGGGCGGTGTTCCGGCGCGGGTGATCAGGCGTCGCGAGGTGTGA
- a CDS encoding glycosyltransferase family 2 protein → MTQRDDQVQGSAPDTVTVIVNYRCAALTVDALRTVEPEVERYRSAVGGRLRVVVTDNASGDDSVEVLEQAREENGWGEWLTILPLPKNGGFAYGNNEGIRWADAHLGEAHYVHLLNPDTLIREGAVVELVRFMEGHGEAGFAGSRLEDPDGTVQVSAFRFPTVLSEFEGRINLGVVSWLLRRWRVAPPASDRVAVTDWVAGASLLVRRSVLERVGLLDEAYFMYYEEVDWIRQGRLAGFGCWYVPASRVVHLVGQVSGVRGGGGVGRARRTPEYVFEARRIYWLKNHGWLKKVFADAAVITGTVLGRLKCLLLGQAVTDPAYFLRDSLSFHLMGTYPERR, encoded by the coding sequence ATGACGCAGCGTGATGACCAAGTTCAGGGTTCGGCTCCGGACACGGTGACGGTGATCGTGAATTATCGGTGCGCGGCGTTGACGGTTGATGCGTTGCGGACGGTTGAGCCGGAGGTGGAGCGTTACCGGTCGGCGGTGGGAGGTCGTCTGCGTGTGGTGGTGACGGACAATGCGTCGGGTGATGATTCGGTTGAGGTGTTGGAGCAAGCCCGGGAGGAGAACGGGTGGGGGGAGTGGCTGACGATCTTGCCTTTGCCGAAGAACGGCGGGTTTGCGTACGGGAACAACGAGGGGATCCGGTGGGCGGACGCTCACCTGGGCGAGGCGCACTACGTGCACTTGCTGAACCCGGATACGTTGATTCGTGAGGGTGCGGTGGTGGAGCTGGTGCGTTTCATGGAGGGGCATGGGGAGGCGGGATTTGCGGGTTCACGTCTGGAGGATCCGGACGGGACGGTGCAGGTGAGTGCGTTTCGGTTTCCGACGGTGCTGAGTGAGTTTGAGGGTCGGATCAACCTGGGTGTGGTGTCGTGGTTGTTGCGGAGGTGGCGTGTGGCGCCGCCTGCGAGCGACCGTGTGGCTGTGACGGACTGGGTGGCGGGTGCGAGCCTGTTGGTTCGGCGGTCGGTGCTGGAGCGTGTGGGTCTGCTGGACGAGGCGTATTTCATGTATTACGAGGAGGTGGACTGGATTCGTCAGGGCCGGCTGGCCGGTTTTGGTTGCTGGTATGTGCCGGCGTCGCGGGTGGTGCACCTGGTGGGTCAGGTATCGGGGGTGCGTGGCGGTGGGGGTGTGGGTCGAGCGCGGCGCACGCCTGAGTATGTGTTCGAGGCGCGTCGGATTTACTGGCTGAAGAACCATGGGTGGTTGAAGAAGGTGTTTGCGGATGCGGCGGTGATTACGGGGACGGTTCTGGGTCGGCTCAAGTGTCTGCTGCTGGGTCAGGCGGTGACGGACCCGGCCTATTTTCTTCGTGATTCGTTGTCATTTCACCTGATGGGGACTTACCCCGAGCGTCGATGA
- the bioA gene encoding adenosylmethionine--8-amino-7-oxononanoate transaminase → MVKREEAPVSSETVRSDQKLWMPYAQMKLARVPYRVRSASGCVLELEDGTRLIDGLSSWWAVVHGYDHPEILRAAHEQVDRLPHVMLGGLSHEPAQRLAEKLAAITPGDLRHTFFADSGSVAVEVALKIATQYHRNLGHPQRHKMVALRLGYHGDTTGAMAVSDPEDSMHHLFAPILMRHHFAPSPRGGFDAEPEVVQKDLEALERLIREHESELAGMICEPILQAAGGFNMYSPSYLRGARRLCDAYGLLLIFDEIATGLGRTGRMFAADHAGVVPDVMTLGKALTAGYTGHAAVVTRPGVFDAFYSDNPEHALMHGPTFMGNPTACAVALAGLEVFEREGYLDRIAQIEEQLQERLLPLTGPAIASTRVLGATGVVEVFDPEAIKGLQAYAAARGVWLRPFGTYAYTMPPYVITDEQLSMVLDVFEGWFG, encoded by the coding sequence GTGGTGAAGCGTGAGGAAGCCCCTGTGTCGTCTGAGACGGTTCGATCTGATCAGAAGTTGTGGATGCCTTATGCGCAGATGAAGCTGGCGCGTGTGCCTTACCGCGTGCGTTCGGCGTCGGGTTGTGTGCTTGAGCTGGAGGACGGGACGCGTCTGATTGACGGGTTGTCGTCGTGGTGGGCGGTGGTTCATGGTTATGACCATCCGGAGATTCTGCGGGCGGCGCACGAGCAGGTGGATCGTTTGCCTCACGTGATGCTTGGGGGGTTGTCGCACGAGCCGGCGCAGCGGTTGGCGGAGAAGCTGGCGGCGATCACGCCTGGCGATCTGCGGCACACGTTTTTTGCGGATTCGGGTTCGGTTGCGGTGGAGGTGGCGTTGAAGATCGCGACGCAGTACCACCGGAACCTGGGGCATCCGCAGCGTCACAAGATGGTGGCGTTGCGGTTGGGTTATCACGGCGACACGACGGGTGCGATGGCGGTATCGGATCCGGAGGATTCGATGCATCATCTGTTTGCGCCGATTCTGATGCGTCATCACTTTGCGCCGTCGCCGCGTGGGGGTTTTGATGCCGAGCCGGAGGTGGTGCAGAAGGATCTTGAGGCGTTGGAGCGGTTGATTCGCGAGCACGAATCGGAGTTGGCGGGGATGATCTGCGAGCCGATCCTGCAGGCGGCGGGCGGTTTCAACATGTACAGCCCGTCGTACCTCCGGGGTGCTCGTCGGCTGTGTGACGCGTATGGTTTGCTGTTGATTTTTGACGAGATCGCGACGGGTCTGGGCCGGACGGGTCGGATGTTCGCGGCGGATCACGCGGGTGTGGTGCCTGACGTGATGACGCTTGGGAAGGCGTTGACGGCGGGTTACACGGGTCATGCGGCGGTGGTGACGCGGCCGGGGGTGTTTGACGCTTTTTACTCGGACAATCCGGAGCACGCGTTGATGCACGGTCCGACGTTCATGGGGAATCCGACGGCGTGTGCGGTGGCGTTGGCGGGTCTGGAGGTGTTTGAGCGTGAGGGTTATCTGGATCGGATTGCGCAGATCGAGGAGCAGTTGCAGGAGCGGTTGTTGCCTCTGACGGGTCCGGCGATCGCGTCGACGCGTGTGCTGGGCGCGACGGGCGTGGTGGAGGTGTTTGATCCGGAAGCGATCAAGGGGTTGCAGGCGTATGCGGCGGCTCGGGGTGTGTGGCTGCGGCCGTTCGGGACGTATGCGTACACGATGCCGCCTTACGTGATCACGGATGAACAGCTTTCGATGGTGCTGGACGTGTTCGAGGGTTGGTTTGGGTGA
- a CDS encoding ROK family protein, with product MATLGIDIGGTSTKLALLTNSEETVTSDTEAYREPSREVLAGVIRSAAESLAAEHHATLERVGLCVPGPVSEGGVLEAASNVPHLIGANLPEWIGGAIPTSVPATISTDAVAAAIADHHEHPTSGRSLYLALGTGVGGAVLDGGRPFIVTRGTPGHLGHIDVSGGEADAPFTPGAGRGALEAYLGARGLRDDGLTLNTREELKALRDHPRVLRGVDALVRALRIFLAIYRPDELVFMGGLSLVVEYHLDRIMAGVRRDLTPAAPADVSVRFTQAGRYAAAIGAARHAMQ from the coding sequence ATGGCGACGCTCGGGATTGATATTGGCGGGACTTCGACGAAGCTGGCGTTGCTGACGAACAGCGAGGAGACGGTGACGTCGGACACGGAGGCGTATCGCGAGCCTTCGCGTGAGGTGTTGGCGGGTGTGATTCGTTCGGCGGCGGAGTCGTTGGCGGCGGAGCATCACGCGACGCTTGAGCGTGTGGGCCTGTGTGTGCCGGGTCCGGTGAGTGAGGGTGGTGTGCTGGAGGCGGCGTCGAACGTGCCGCACCTGATCGGGGCGAATCTGCCTGAGTGGATTGGCGGAGCGATTCCGACGTCGGTTCCGGCGACGATCAGCACGGACGCGGTGGCGGCGGCGATTGCGGATCATCACGAGCATCCGACGTCGGGTCGTTCGTTGTATCTGGCGTTGGGTACGGGTGTGGGTGGAGCGGTGCTGGATGGGGGTCGGCCTTTTATCGTGACGCGTGGGACGCCTGGGCATCTGGGTCATATTGATGTGTCGGGTGGTGAGGCGGATGCGCCGTTTACGCCTGGCGCGGGTCGGGGCGCGTTGGAGGCGTACCTTGGTGCGCGGGGTTTGCGTGATGACGGTTTGACGTTGAATACGCGTGAGGAATTGAAGGCGTTGCGTGATCACCCGCGGGTGCTGCGTGGTGTGGATGCGCTGGTGCGGGCGTTGCGGATTTTCCTGGCGATTTACCGTCCGGACGAGTTGGTGTTCATGGGCGGTTTGTCGCTGGTGGTGGAATATCACCTGGATCGGATCATGGCGGGTGTTCGTCGTGACCTGACGCCTGCGGCTCCGGCGGACGTTTCGGTGCGTTTTACGCAGGCGGGTCGTTATGCGGCGGCGATTGGTGCGGCGCGTCATGCGATGCAGTGA
- a CDS encoding M15 family metallopeptidase yields MSQRLTFEFARPVDEVLAEARRASVPVESGLAEPDLVELRALIPELRYGLQYSSIEYFTGGEAPVLRHAPAQRVVAEALAAAAAALRELGYGVVIHDAYRPWWMTYVFWHVVPEELHHFVANPERGSMHNRGLALDVSLLDLASGALCVMPSGVDELSPRAFSDYAGGPEGPRRRRDCLRSAMVGAGFESLDSEWWHYTLRVDPLYPLMNVPVEDVGK; encoded by the coding sequence ATGTCTCAGCGGCTGACCTTTGAGTTTGCGCGGCCGGTCGACGAGGTGCTTGCCGAGGCGCGTCGTGCTTCGGTGCCGGTGGAGTCGGGTCTGGCGGAGCCTGATCTGGTTGAGTTGCGTGCGTTGATTCCTGAGTTGCGTTACGGGTTGCAGTACAGCAGCATCGAATACTTCACAGGGGGCGAGGCACCGGTGTTACGGCACGCGCCGGCTCAGCGTGTGGTGGCGGAGGCGTTGGCGGCGGCGGCGGCGGCATTGCGTGAGCTTGGTTACGGCGTGGTGATTCACGATGCGTATCGGCCGTGGTGGATGACGTATGTGTTCTGGCATGTTGTGCCTGAGGAGCTTCATCACTTCGTGGCGAATCCGGAGCGTGGCTCGATGCATAACCGCGGGCTGGCGTTGGACGTGTCGCTTTTAGATCTTGCGAGCGGCGCGTTGTGCGTGATGCCTTCGGGTGTGGACGAGTTGTCGCCTCGGGCGTTCAGCGATTACGCGGGCGGTCCGGAGGGGCCGCGTCGTCGCAGGGACTGTTTGCGTTCGGCGATGGTGGGCGCGGGTTTTGAGTCGTTGGATTCGGAGTGGTGGCATTACACGTTGCGGGTTGATCCGCTTTACCCTTTGATGAACGTTCCGGTTGAGGACGTTGGGAAGTAG
- a CDS encoding sodium:solute symporter family transporter: MTDYLPLIAQAEPGSIVGAFTWIDWLVVFGYLVVTTVLGGVLAGKQSSVKDFFLGGKKMPWYAVAGSSIATEISAVTFVGAPFIVFGPGGNFAYLQLGLVGVLMARLIVAFVLVPAYYKHEIYSPYDYMGNQLGESAKWVTTALFSLGGVLGQSARVYLTAIILELVMAEQLGALESATGIPPVVASIAIIGLISIIWTIMGGIATVIWTDVILFLVFVLGGIIALVTIVSELPGGVEQMMTVADEANKWQLWDLEWSAVKPYTIYTAAFASVFGNVGVYGTDQLMAQRIFCCKDQREAKIAVMAAYAGQIITAMMLAVGAGLYVFYQEFPLVGDALARYEAEPNRIFPIFILSELPTGVTGLIIAGIFAAAISSLDSILAALSQTTMSVTYLRWRQKKGDDIEEHGAEAVFISRLLVVFWGVVLCLAAYVVYVVQQEGKLPILDLALALASYSVGSLLAAFLLGFLPLRVSGYGLVFSAPLSVMTIFAIVWHDQAWAQTVAWAFGSILLATWLYAASMRTDLQVQIRTVLKTPVLALGVALMIWLTYSGAVNYQDIVITRIQSLPDGSITADEVQQAYVNKREQLAALGIQLKDDAFDRDDEIGQQQLTDSAFVQATLVLEQLGVPKIDTEMRSSLRISELGASLYYSALSSRYESSQKNVVFDLRHAMNNQDEMKASEAFSAYVETQLAAREIEPTEELIEEIRRTQLTDEGLVLFLRSQLIPLGMDIELASLRGTLAWPWWSVVGFFVAFIFGYLLADPRDPALAKASA, from the coding sequence ATGACTGACTATCTCCCACTCATCGCTCAGGCTGAACCCGGCTCCATTGTGGGGGCTTTCACGTGGATCGACTGGCTGGTGGTGTTTGGCTACCTGGTCGTGACGACGGTTTTGGGTGGCGTGCTGGCGGGCAAGCAGTCCTCGGTGAAGGATTTTTTCCTGGGCGGGAAGAAGATGCCGTGGTACGCAGTGGCGGGGTCGTCGATCGCGACGGAGATCTCGGCGGTGACGTTCGTGGGAGCACCCTTCATCGTCTTCGGGCCGGGTGGGAACTTCGCCTACCTGCAGCTCGGCCTGGTGGGCGTGCTGATGGCGCGTCTGATCGTGGCGTTCGTGCTGGTGCCGGCCTACTACAAGCACGAGATCTACTCGCCTTACGACTACATGGGCAACCAGTTGGGCGAGTCGGCGAAGTGGGTGACGACGGCGCTCTTCTCGCTGGGCGGTGTGCTCGGTCAGTCGGCGCGTGTCTACCTGACGGCGATCATCCTCGAGCTGGTGATGGCCGAGCAGCTGGGGGCGTTGGAGTCGGCGACGGGGATTCCGCCGGTGGTGGCGTCGATCGCGATCATCGGTTTGATCTCGATCATCTGGACGATCATGGGCGGCATCGCGACGGTGATCTGGACGGACGTGATCCTGTTCCTGGTGTTCGTGCTGGGCGGGATCATCGCGCTGGTGACGATCGTGTCGGAGCTCCCGGGCGGCGTGGAGCAGATGATGACGGTGGCGGACGAGGCGAACAAGTGGCAGCTGTGGGACCTGGAGTGGTCGGCGGTGAAGCCTTACACGATCTACACGGCGGCGTTCGCGTCGGTGTTCGGGAACGTCGGCGTGTACGGGACGGATCAGCTGATGGCACAGCGGATCTTCTGCTGCAAGGATCAGCGTGAGGCGAAGATCGCGGTGATGGCGGCCTACGCCGGTCAGATCATCACGGCGATGATGCTGGCCGTCGGTGCCGGCCTGTACGTCTTCTACCAGGAGTTCCCGCTGGTGGGCGACGCCCTGGCGCGTTACGAGGCCGAGCCCAACCGGATCTTCCCGATCTTCATCCTGTCGGAGCTGCCGACGGGTGTGACGGGGCTGATCATCGCCGGCATCTTCGCTGCGGCGATCTCGTCGCTGGACTCGATCCTTGCGGCGTTGTCGCAGACGACGATGTCGGTGACGTACCTGCGCTGGCGTCAGAAGAAGGGCGACGACATCGAGGAGCACGGGGCGGAGGCGGTGTTCATCTCGCGTCTGCTGGTGGTGTTCTGGGGCGTGGTGCTGTGCCTGGCGGCGTACGTCGTGTACGTGGTGCAGCAGGAGGGCAAGCTGCCGATCCTGGACCTGGCCCTGGCGTTGGCGTCCTACTCGGTGGGTTCGCTGCTGGCGGCGTTTCTGCTGGGGTTCCTGCCGCTCCGGGTCTCGGGGTACGGGCTGGTCTTCTCGGCGCCGCTGTCGGTGATGACGATCTTCGCGATCGTGTGGCACGATCAAGCGTGGGCTCAGACCGTTGCCTGGGCTTTCGGGAGCATTCTTCTAGCGACATGGCTCTATGCGGCTTCTATGCGAACCGATCTTCAGGTCCAGATCAGGACCGTGTTGAAGACACCGGTTCTCGCTCTTGGGGTCGCATTGATGATCTGGCTGACCTATAGCGGTGCTGTGAACTATCAGGACATCGTCATCACTCGGATCCAGTCGCTGCCGGATGGCTCGATCACGGCTGATGAGGTCCAGCAGGCCTACGTCAACAAGAGAGAGCAGTTGGCTGCCCTGGGCATTCAGCTCAAGGACGATGCCTTCGATCGCGATGACGAGATTGGCCAGCAGCAGTTGACGGATTCGGCTTTTGTGCAAGCGACACTGGTGCTGGAGCAGTTGGGTGTGCCCAAGATCGATACCGAGATGCGTTCGTCGCTACGCATCTCAGAGCTCGGTGCCAGCCTGTACTACAGCGCGCTGTCGAGCCGCTATGAGTCGAGCCAGAAGAACGTCGTGTTTGATCTTCGGCATGCCATGAACAATCAGGACGAGATGAAGGCGTCAGAAGCCTTTTCGGCCTACGTCGAGACACAGTTGGCCGCCCGTGAAATCGAGCCGACTGAGGAGTTGATCGAGGAGATCAGGAGGACTCAGCTGACGGACGAGGGCCTTGTACTCTTCCTGAGGTCTCAACTGATCCCGCTGGGGATGGATATCGAACTGGCCTCACTACGAGGGACGCTGGCCTGGCCGTGGTGGTCGGTGGTCGGTTTCTTTGTGGCGTTTATCTTCGGTTACCTGCTGGCGGACCCGCGTGATCCGGCGTTGGCGAAGGCCAGTGCGTGA
- a CDS encoding prepilin-type N-terminal cleavage/methylation domain-containing protein, whose protein sequence is MTARTNVQSQGFTLIELLVVISIIALLIGILLPALSSAREAARRVLDAANQRQIATSLFTYATDNKSSFPQNDDVAKEYWYDLERIGTYLPSTDTEAGVNTVGGGVMICPSDPGNPGDGSLEALEPARSVAMNVFASSHHSVSWFQSAVDAGWTFNADSNNASKTVLITEARSENFGPGSEFSYTRSTIGEDAAFAPPGVTGPGIMAQRWTGFLGRSVTPPQGWPAAAYTTELDWTRHGSNSDPTKSRGGSINIAFADGHVSFEGATSLVSNADESGIPENTYKALWTPIDQQIEAE, encoded by the coding sequence ATGACCGCACGCACGAACGTCCAATCGCAAGGATTTACGCTTATTGAGTTGCTGGTGGTGATTTCAATCATCGCGTTGCTGATCGGTATTTTGCTGCCGGCGCTGAGCTCGGCACGTGAGGCAGCCAGAAGGGTGCTTGATGCGGCGAACCAACGGCAGATTGCCACGAGCCTGTTCACCTACGCCACAGATAACAAGTCGAGCTTTCCGCAGAATGATGACGTTGCCAAAGAGTACTGGTACGACCTCGAGAGAATCGGAACCTATCTGCCATCGACTGATACGGAAGCAGGCGTCAACACGGTCGGCGGTGGCGTGATGATCTGCCCGAGTGATCCGGGTAACCCCGGCGATGGGTCCCTTGAGGCGCTGGAGCCGGCGCGATCGGTCGCGATGAACGTCTTTGCCTCGTCCCACCACAGTGTGTCGTGGTTCCAGAGCGCGGTCGATGCGGGCTGGACCTTCAACGCGGACTCGAACAACGCATCGAAGACGGTGCTGATCACGGAGGCTCGCTCGGAGAACTTTGGTCCTGGATCAGAGTTTTCGTACACACGTTCGACCATCGGCGAAGACGCGGCGTTTGCACCGCCCGGTGTGACGGGTCCTGGCATCATGGCTCAGCGCTGGACGGGTTTTTTGGGCCGGTCGGTCACCCCGCCTCAGGGCTGGCCTGCGGCGGCATATACCACGGAGCTTGACTGGACGCGTCACGGCAGCAACAGCGATCCGACGAAGTCGCGTGGCGGTTCGATCAACATCGCGTTTGCGGATGGCCACGTCTCGTTTGAGGGTGCGACAAGTCTGGTCTCCAATGCGGATGAGTCGGGGATCCCGGAGAACACGTACAAGGCGTTGTGGACGCCCATCGATCAGCAGATCGAGGCTGAGTAA